From a single Rutidosis leptorrhynchoides isolate AG116_Rl617_1_P2 chromosome 5, CSIRO_AGI_Rlap_v1, whole genome shotgun sequence genomic region:
- the LOC139847150 gene encoding B3 domain-containing transcription factor FUS3-like has translation MEKNEAFGLSAFGDLDMGIKIEMGMDMGFVGVKNVDKNESFNNNNNNIIIKKEASSSSVNVGCNEERDLVAAARFDFHKKKRTARDFRRGTSGTGVRSFSQLTPFVTPLPTSIVDQGRLTFLFSKKLQKSDVSVLKRIVLPKKPAETHLPELIAKEGIILEMDDMDGRHVWCFKYRFWPNNNSRMYVLEATGEFAEKHELKLGDYIMLYRDSVNLNYVIQAVKAFEVEEYAKNGAKTDFGTKGKSGNTPQHSLVSMNQNCPWGGLEVEVFNPINYPMNISTVEDQMDMTFVYDTSYSNDTLAPLDFLGGFMSSYPSANFAIDNLSVDDLYKI, from the exons ATGGAAAAAAACGAGGCCTTTGGGTTATCAGCATTTGGTGATTTGGATATGGGAATTAAAATCGAAATGGGAATGGATATGGGTTTTGTTGGGGTTAAAAATGTTGATAAAAATGAgagctttaataataataataataatattattattaaaaaagaaGCATCAAGTAGTAGTGTTAATGTTGGTTGTAATGAAGAAAGAGATCTGGTAGCTGCTGCAAGGTTTGATTTTCATAAGAAGAAAAGGACGGCGAGGGACTTCCGGCGAGGGACTTCCGGCACCGGCGTTCGTTCTTTTAGCCAGTTGACTCCGTTTGTTACTCCACTCCCTACAAgt ATTGTTGATCAAGGAAGACTGACATTTCTCTTCAGCAAGAAGCTACAAAAGAGTGATGTGAGTGTGCTCAAAAGAATTGTGCTGCCAAag AAACCAGCTGAAACACACCTACCTGAATTGATAGCTAAGGAAGGTATCATTTTGGAGATGGACGACATGGATGGCAGGCACGTGTGGTGCTTCAAGTATAG GTTCTGGCCAAATAACAACAGCCGCATGTATGTTCTCGAGGCCACTG GGGAATTTGCTGAGAAGCATGAACTGAAATTGGGAGACTACATAATGTTGTATCGAGATTCAGTCAATCTCAACTAT GTAATACAAGCGGTGAAAGCTTTTGAAGTCGAGGAATACGCAAAGAATGGAGCGAAAACAGACTTCGGTACTAAGGGTAAATCAGGAAACACACCACAACATAGCTTGGTTTCGATGAATCAAAACTGTCCATGGGGTGGTCTTGAGGTTGAGGTATTTAACCCCATTAACTACCCTATGAACATATCAACTGTCGAGGATCAAATGGACATGACATTTGTATATGATACGAGCTATTCGAATGACACTCTCGCCCCACTAGATTTCTTGGGTGGATTCATGTCGAGCTACCCGTCAGCTAACTTTGCTATTGATAACTTGTCTGTTGACGATCTCTATAAGATATAA